A genomic stretch from Candidatus Thiothrix anitrata includes:
- a CDS encoding chaperone modulator CbpM produces MQTALNEIIGRILEDDALFSLEELCRSCFLPAEQLLEMVDEGIIEPIDYQQTTTSWQFAGNSLVRVRTVIRLQRDLGVNLAGAALAVELLDEIKALRSNVSRAG; encoded by the coding sequence ATGCAAACCGCTTTAAATGAAATCATCGGCAGAATTCTGGAAGACGACGCGCTGTTTTCGCTGGAAGAATTGTGCCGCTCTTGCTTTTTACCAGCCGAACAACTGCTGGAAATGGTCGACGAGGGCATTATCGAACCCATCGACTACCAGCAAACCACCACGAGTTGGCAGTTTGCAGGCAATAGTCTGGTAAGGGTGCGTACCGTGATCCGGCTTCAGCGCGATTTAGGTGTTAATTTGGCAGGTGCTGCTTTGGCGGTGGAATTGCTGGATGAAATAAAGGCCTTGCGGAGTAACGTATCACGTGCTGGCTAG
- a CDS encoding DnaJ C-terminal domain-containing protein gives MEYKDYYQVLGLTKAATQDDIKRVYRKLARKYHPDISKEANAEEQFKEVGEAYEVLKDPEKRAAYDQLGEDLKAQRDFRPPPNGAAGTTGQSAELDDFLANLFAQRGRNNAGRTQAMQGEDSHFKVSIDLEDAYRGATRSLNLRAFQQERTLNVKIPKGVKQGQHIRLQGQGSPGINGGAAGDLYLEIAFNPHPLYRVEELDVYLELPLAPWEAALGGSVPVPTPDGAVDMKIPAGSSSGRKLRLKGRGIPAQSPGDFYVTLKVVMPTTFSDKAKALYAELALEQPFNPRAGMGV, from the coding sequence ATGGAATACAAGGATTATTACCAAGTTCTGGGTTTGACCAAAGCAGCCACGCAGGATGATATTAAGCGTGTTTACCGCAAACTGGCGCGTAAATACCACCCCGACATTAGCAAGGAAGCGAATGCCGAAGAGCAGTTTAAGGAAGTGGGCGAAGCCTACGAAGTCCTGAAAGACCCGGAAAAACGCGCTGCCTATGATCAGTTGGGCGAAGACTTGAAAGCCCAGCGTGATTTTCGTCCGCCGCCCAATGGTGCTGCGGGAACCACGGGGCAGTCAGCCGAACTCGATGATTTCCTTGCCAATCTGTTTGCTCAACGTGGGCGTAATAACGCAGGGCGAACGCAAGCCATGCAGGGTGAAGATAGTCACTTCAAGGTGTCGATTGATCTGGAAGATGCCTATCGGGGAGCGACACGCAGCTTGAATTTGCGTGCTTTCCAGCAAGAACGCACCCTTAATGTCAAAATCCCCAAAGGGGTCAAGCAAGGTCAGCACATTCGTTTGCAGGGGCAAGGCAGCCCCGGCATTAATGGTGGTGCGGCGGGTGATTTGTATCTGGAAATCGCTTTCAACCCGCATCCGTTATACCGCGTTGAAGAGCTTGATGTTTATCTGGAATTGCCGCTTGCCCCGTGGGAAGCTGCTTTGGGCGGTAGCGTTCCAGTGCCTACCCCGGATGGCGCAGTGGATATGAAAATTCCCGCAGGTTCTTCGAGTGGACGCAAGTTACGCTTGAAAGGGCGCGGCATTCCCGCACAGTCACCCGGCGATTTTTACGTCACATTGAAAGTGGTGATGCCGACCACTTTCAGTGATAAAGCCAAAGCCCTGTACGCTGAATTGGCGTTGGAACAACCTTTTAATCCGCGTGCCGGGATGGGAGTGTGA
- a CDS encoding patatin-like phospholipase family protein has protein sequence MKLILTVFSLLLCFLLPTSEALARPKIGLVLGGGGAAGIAHVGVLKVLEANHIPVDVITGNSMGAVVGSLYASGMSVAEIEQVSKTLDWGKLFSDDTSHQLKSYQQKQQNADFFTVFESGVSKRGIKLSSGLIDGQKLIFELRRLLAPVAQISNFDRLPIPFRAVATDIHTGDAVVLKQGNLASAGRASMSIPGLFAPVTLDNRLLVDGLVSNNLPVDIARQMGADILIVSNIPPDNSRKLDTALDISLQSMDLLVRKTSEAQLASLTPQDILIQPPVGEVGRLDFTRVAETVALGEKGARTQLAALQRLASSLGSDANQFATPAHPIDEVVKVASVQIENDSSLRESILRKALNIKPGDVLDNQRLQDGLNRVYTLGYFSLVDYKLTQLPSGDYGLKVIAKKATEGEHRISVGFSLGDDFNGDTRYQAGVKYVQKGLTDSGTELRAQAVVGRRLLAEAEIYHPLGIDGTFVAPRAWYQERDANSLDNAQQVANIRAREARVQVDIGHPVGNSGEIRAGVFNQKTKPLPKNDTPILADKTLTEAGVKLQYQADTLDSINFPTKGGQLTAAYTRGVTAMGSDNNFNRIELEADRVWSVHDKHRFIASGRAVATTKNGTAVLDSGNNLETHALQTGHLVFSDNAPLIGNETVAGSVTYMRQVAEIPEIAKVHIGASVGVSQAWQQRDAVDLDGLRNSGTVFVGGETPIGPAFVGVRKTQGADHQAYFILGRDF, from the coding sequence ATGAAACTTATATTGACTGTTTTTTCGCTGCTCCTGTGTTTTTTATTACCCACGAGTGAGGCTCTCGCCCGCCCGAAAATTGGTCTGGTGTTAGGCGGCGGCGGTGCTGCCGGAATCGCCCATGTGGGGGTTTTGAAAGTGCTGGAAGCCAACCATATTCCGGTGGATGTGATTACAGGTAACAGCATGGGTGCGGTGGTTGGTAGCCTGTATGCCTCCGGGATGAGTGTTGCTGAAATTGAACAGGTTTCCAAAACATTGGATTGGGGCAAGCTGTTCAGTGATGACACTTCGCATCAACTCAAGTCTTACCAGCAAAAACAGCAAAATGCAGACTTTTTCACGGTGTTTGAATCCGGGGTATCCAAGCGCGGTATCAAGTTATCCAGCGGTTTGATTGATGGGCAAAAACTAATCTTTGAACTGCGTCGCTTACTCGCTCCGGTGGCGCAAATCAGCAATTTTGACCGTTTGCCGATTCCGTTTCGTGCGGTTGCTACTGACATCCATACGGGTGACGCGGTGGTGCTGAAACAGGGGAATTTGGCGAGTGCGGGGCGTGCCAGCATGTCGATTCCGGGCTTGTTTGCACCTGTCACCCTTGATAACCGTTTACTGGTGGATGGTTTGGTGTCGAATAATCTCCCCGTCGATATTGCCCGCCAGATGGGTGCTGACATTCTCATCGTGTCGAATATTCCACCGGACAATTCCCGCAAACTGGATACAGCATTAGACATTAGCTTGCAGTCGATGGATTTGTTGGTGCGTAAAACCAGCGAAGCGCAATTAGCAAGCCTGACCCCGCAAGACATCCTGATCCAGCCGCCCGTTGGTGAAGTTGGCAGACTTGATTTCACGCGGGTGGCTGAAACGGTGGCACTCGGTGAAAAAGGTGCGCGTACCCAATTGGCTGCATTGCAACGTCTGGCAAGTAGTCTGGGCAGTGATGCCAACCAGTTTGCAACGCCAGCCCACCCAATAGATGAGGTGGTCAAAGTTGCCAGTGTGCAAATTGAAAACGACTCGTCACTGCGCGAAAGCATTTTACGCAAGGCTCTCAATATCAAACCTGGCGATGTTTTGGATAACCAGCGGTTGCAGGACGGTCTGAACCGCGTCTACACCTTGGGGTATTTCAGCTTGGTGGATTACAAGCTGACTCAACTTCCATCCGGGGATTATGGCTTGAAAGTCATCGCGAAAAAGGCCACCGAAGGTGAACATCGGATAAGCGTAGGGTTTTCGTTGGGCGATGATTTTAATGGTGATACCCGCTATCAGGCTGGGGTGAAATATGTCCAGAAAGGCTTGACGGATTCGGGTACTGAATTGCGTGCCCAAGCGGTGGTCGGGCGACGTTTGTTAGCCGAGGCGGAAATCTATCATCCGTTAGGGATTGACGGTACGTTTGTTGCCCCGCGTGCATGGTATCAAGAGCGCGATGCCAATAGTTTGGATAATGCCCAGCAGGTTGCCAACATACGGGCGCGGGAAGCGCGGGTGCAGGTGGATATTGGGCATCCGGTCGGCAATTCCGGCGAAATTAGAGCGGGAGTCTTTAATCAAAAGACCAAGCCACTGCCTAAAAATGACACACCTATCCTAGCGGATAAAACATTGACAGAAGCTGGGGTCAAACTCCAATACCAAGCTGACACGCTCGATTCGATTAACTTCCCGACCAAGGGCGGTCAGTTGACTGCTGCTTATACCCGTGGCGTTACCGCGATGGGCAGTGACAACAATTTTAACCGCATTGAATTGGAAGCCGACCGGGTTTGGAGCGTGCATGACAAGCACCGCTTTATCGCCAGTGGGCGGGCAGTGGCAACGACTAAGAATGGGACGGCGGTGCTGGATAGCGGCAATAACTTAGAAACTCACGCGCTGCAAACCGGGCATTTGGTGTTTTCTGATAATGCCCCGTTGATTGGCAATGAAACTGTAGCAGGTTCTGTCACCTATATGCGCCAAGTTGCTGAAATTCCAGAAATAGCCAAAGTGCATATAGGGGCTTCAGTGGGTGTCAGTCAAGCATGGCAGCAGCGTGATGCGGTCGATTTGGATGGCTTGCGGAATTCGGGCACGGTTTTTGTTGGTGGCGAAACGCCCATTGGCCCTGCGTTTGTCGGGGTGCGCAAGACGCAAGGGGCTGACCATCAAGCGTATTTCATCTTAGGGCGGGATTTCTGA